The Stomatobaculum sp. F0698 genomic sequence CGCATCGAATTTGTGCCGACCGCACTTCGCCTGGTTCCCTTCCTCTATCGGCAGGGAAAATTTCGCTCGGACTTTGCCTTTGTCCCGGTTTCCCGTCCGGATGCCGAGGGGAATGTGAGTCTCGGCACGGGTTGCTACCTCTGGAAGACCATCATTGCGAGCGCAAAGACGGTCATCTTTGAAATCAACGAGCACCTTCCCTTCCTGCCGGGTGTCGACGGCTCCAACCTCTGCCGCCTCGATGAAGCGGATATGGTTGTCGAGGGCACGCACACGCCGCTGCCCGAGCGGAATTACCGTGCGCCTTCGGAGATTGACCAAAGAATTGCGGAACTCGTGGTAAACGAAATTCCGGACGGTGCCGTGCTCTCGCTCGGTGTCGGCACGGTTCCCTTTGCGATTGCCTCCGCTCTCGCGGACTCCGATAAAAAAGATCTCGGCTGCCACACCGGCACCATCAGCGACGCCTATCGGAAGCTCTACCTCGCGGGTAAGCTCACGAATGCCCGCAAGGAATTCGACACCGGCCTCAGCAGCTTTAACCTTGCGATGGGCAGCGCTGCCTTCTATGACTGGCTCCGGGAGAATCCTGAGCTCTTCCGCCCGGATTCCGTCGACTACATTCACGATCCGCTCCGCATCGCGAAGCTTAGCCGCGTCATCAGCATCAACGGCGGCGTGCAGGTGGATCTCATGGGACAGGAAAACGCAGAATCCGCAAACGGCATGCAGCTCTCGGGCATAGGCGGCCAGATGGACTTTCTGGAGGGCGCGTTCCGCTCGGAGGGCGGTTGCGGCTACATCTGCCTCAATTCCTCCCGCCTCACGAAGGACGGCGTGCGGAAATCGAACATTCTCCCCTTTATTCCGGGCGGCAGCACGGTCTCCGCGCCGCGCACGCTGATTGAGGCGGTCGCAACGGAGTACGGCATTGCCCACATCGCGGGAAAGAGTCTCGCCGAGCGCCGTGAGGCCATGATTGCGATTGCACACCCCGATTTCCGCGATGCACTCCGCAGCGAGAAACCGGATCTCTCGCTCTTTCTCTGACGCGGGCGCAAAGGAACCCTGCTCATGAATGTAAACCTGCTGCTGATCACACTGATTATTTTTTCCTGCATCTTCTTCAATAAAATCTCGTTCCGTTTCGGCATTCCGACCCTCTTTGTCTTTATACTCCTCGGAATGGCCTTCGGGACCGACGGCTTTGCGCGCATTTCCTTTGATAACTTTGCGCTCTCGGAGACCGTGTGCTCCGTTGCCCTGATCTTCATCATGTTTTACGGCGGTTTCGGCACCAATTGGAAAATGGCGCGCCCGGTGGCGCGCCAATCCATACTGCTATCAACGGCGGGCGTGTTTCTGACCGCCCTGTTTCTCGGGCTCTTCCTCTTTCTGCTGCTGCGGCGCGAGCTCTGGCTCTGCTTTTTGACCGGCTCCGCGCTTGCCAGCACGGACGCGGCCTCCGTCTTCTCGGTGCTGCGCTCCCGGAAACTGGACTTAAAAGAGAACACAGCTTCTATTCTCGAACTTGAGAGCGGAAGTAACGACCCCATTGCCTATATGCTGACCCTGGTCTGCCTTTCCTTTTTGACCGGCGAGGCCGATGTCGGCAGCATACTCCGCCTCTTGACCGCGCAGCTTGTCTTCGGCATCGCAATCGGCGTGCTCTGCGGCCTTCTGTCCTACCGCATTTTAAAGAGCGTTTCTTTTGAGGTAGACGGTTTCGACGTGATTTTTATCGCCGGCATCGCCCTCTTCTCCTACGCGCTCTCCGCGGCGCTCGGCGGAAACGGCTATCTCTCGACCTATCTGACCGGCATCATCCTCGGAAATGTGAAGATGAGCGACAAGAAGAACATTGTCCACTTCTTTGACGGCTTGACCGGTCTCATGCAGATTGCGGTCTTTTTCCTGCTCGGCCTGCTCGCTACGCCCTCACTGCTTCCGGGCGTCCTGATGTCCGCAGTTTCGGTGTTTCTGTTCCTCACCCTGATTGCGCGCCCGCTTGCGGTAAAACTTCTGCTCCTGCCGTTCCGCGCGAGCAAGGGACAGGGCCGCCTGATTTCCTTTGCGGGTCTCCGCGGTGCCTCCTCGATTGTCTTTGCGATTATGGCGGTGCAAACCTTAAAGAGCGACACGCGCTTCTTTCACATTATCTTCTTTGTCGTTCTCTTATCCCTCCTGGTGCAGGGCAGTCTCCTGCCCTTTGCGGCGCAACGCTTCGATATGATCGACTTAAGCAACGATGTCATGAAGACCTTCACCGACTACAGCGAAGAACTGCCGGTACAGTTCATTCAGCTCACACTCGCCGAGGACAATGAGTGGGTCGGTAAGCATATCTCCGAGCTCTCCCTGCCGCTCCAGTTTCTCTTCCTCTTGATTGTGCGAGAGGATAAAAAGCTGGTTCCGAAGGGCACCACCTTGCTCGAGGCAGGCGACTCTCTGATTCTCTGTGCCCCCGCGGTGCAGACGAAAAACGCCATGCAGCTCTCGGAGATCGAGATCGACAAGTCGAGCGAATATCTCCACCGCCATATTCGGGACATAAAATTACCGCGCGGAGAGATTATTTTCCTCATCCAACGCGGTAATCAAAGTATTATTCCGAACGGTCAAACCGAGATTCTTGAGGGCGATACCCTAATGCTCACACGCCTCAAAGAGAAGGAGCGCTCGCCTCACTCACCGTCAAGAGTTCTGACATCAGGGCAATGAGCCCGACCCGGTAGCCTGCCGCTGAGAAAATCGCGCAGTCACGGCCGCGACGCAAAATGCTGAGCGGCAACTGACCGGGTTCCAGGAAGAGCTTACGCGCCAGGACTTCCTCCTGTGCATCGTAATCAGCCGGGCAGGAAAATGCTTCGGGGAACAGGCTCTTCAGTATCTTACAACTTCCTCTCTCTGCCGCATCTGCCTCTCTGAGGTAGAAGCGCAGGGAGAGTTTTTTTTGCGCGCAGAGCGCCTTCAGGGACTCTGTCTCCGCAAGAATTTCATTTGCGATGTGCTCACTCGGCTCTTCGCCCGGCGCCATGAAAAACTCCATGGTAAACGGGGTCTCGTAGCCCTGCCCGCCGATTTCCGGAATGATGATTTTGCCGAGCAATTCCTCTGCCGTCACCTCCGGGAAGCCGAGCACAAGCGCTTTTTCTTCGCCGCCCGTAAGGCGGAAGGCCACGCGCTTTCCGTAGGCATTTCCGTTCGGCAGGCGCTTCTCGGTGAATAGCTCATACTCGCCGTCCGGCAGAAGCAGGGTAAGCGTATTCTCTTCCCACTGCTTCTTCTCAAGGTCCAGCTCCTTCCCGTCTCGGTAGAGCGTCCAGTGCTGCTCGTAGCGGAGCTCACCCTCCGGCTTCCTAAGCGTGAGATGATTTCTCGCCGCATCCGCCTCCCGGAAGGGACGAAAATCGCCGTCCTCAAAATAGAGCGGAGCGCCGTCCTCATTTCTAAGCTTCACCGGAATGCCGCTGCCTCTTAAGCGACGGAGGGCCGCGAGGGCCTCTACATCGCTGCAGTCGGCGCTCGCAAGGCGTGCTGTCAGTGCCTTCCGCTCAGCTGTGCTGAGCTCCTCTTCGCCGCGGAAACGGCAGAGCGGCTCAAGGCCGAAGCGCTCCGGCAGTACGCCCTCCAAGAAGGCGCGTGCCGAAAGGCTTCCGACATGGCTGATGGCAGCCTGAAATTCCGGCTCAAGTAAATCCTCTCTTAAGTCTATTCTGTCTTTTTCGGAGAGCGAGGCCACAAAGGCATTCCGATACATGCGCTCTTCCTGCGAACTTGCACGCTCCAAAAAGGCACGGGTACGGTCGCGGCGCGCGGCGCGCTTTGCCTTAAGCTTTTCATTGCAGCGCGCATACTTTTCGCGGCCGAGCGCCTGCTCTTCCGCGGTCTGCTTCGGCGCACTGCGGGAACCGTTCGGCGCAAAGAAGCGGTATTCTTGCTCCTCTGCCTCTTCTTTGCACTCGCGCTCCGCGATGCGAAGCTCTCCGGCGCGGAGATCCGCCATGACAGCCTTATTTTTTCCGGGATGACGGAAGCGGACATACACACTGCCCTTTCCGAGGGAGACCGTCTTTTCGACGCCCGCCTCCGGCTTGTACATCGAGATGGGGCGTATGCCCGCGCTGTTTAAGAGACAAAGCTCCACGAGCTCCGCATCTTCCGCCTGAATTCTGAGTTTCACGGGATCCGCGTAGCGCGCAAGCTGATTTAAGTAGAGAACACCGTTCTGACCGCCGAGAATTTCTTCTCCCGCGAGGGTCGCACGATCCAGTGCCGTGTCGGCCTGAGGGGTCAGCGGGTAATAGCGGGCGTGCACAAGCATGGCGCGTGCCGCCGCCGCGATGAACCAGCCGTTGTCATCCTTCTCCGTGGGCTCGCAGGCACCCGCAAAGTGCCAAGCGCCGTCCACCCAATACTCAACCCAGGCGTGATTGTCCTCGCAGTGCGCCCACCAGGGTGCATAGACCTGGCGTGCCGGAATGCCGACCGCGCGAAGCGCATTGACATAGAAAACCGACTCCTCACCGCAGCGCCCCTGCCCGGACTCCAAAAAGCCCGCCGCGGAAATGGTTCTGCCGTCGCTCGACACATAGCTGCCCTCGGAAGCGCAAGCATAGTTCACCGCGCGCGCCAGCGCTGCTCCGGTCAGTGTCTCCTCGCCCTGTTCCGCTAAGTGAGCGGCAATGCAGTTTGCGAGCTTTTCCCGCACCGGGCGGAGCTCCTCGTTGTTGACGCGCGGCAAAAGGACATACTGGAGGAAGTAGCTCTCCGGCAGTGCTTTTACTTCCGCCCGCGCGCGGTAAAGCGCAAGCGCCGGTCGAAGGAAGGAAAGCAAGGTCTCGGGCGAAAAGTCATAGCCGCAGAGATCGCTCTCCGGAAGCAGCGCATAATAGTAGCGGAGCGCCGTTTTCTCAGCGCTTGTCAATGTTCCCGCTGCGGCAACGCTCGCGCGGTAGCCCGCCCGGAGTGCTTCGCTTTTTTTGAGGCGCGCAAAGAAGGCAGCATCAATCTCTCGCTCCGTTTCCGCAGAGGGACGCCAATCAGATGGATTCCGTTCGCGGTCCAGGCGCTTAAGCACTTCTCTCGCCGCTTTCACCTTCTCTAAAGAAGTATAGCTCCGGCTGTACTCACTGAAGCCCGGAAGCCCCATGGAGACCCCCTCTCTCCGAAACTGCATGGGGCTCTCCTCGTTTACCTTGCCGGACATATGATACGAGAGTATCCCGGTCTCTCGGTAAAGCGCCTCGATTTTTTCCGCCGAGACACCGGAACCCGCCATAAGACGAAGGCTCTTTGCCTCCTGCGCGAGAGAGGCTAGAGCTGCGACGCCCTCTTCAGCGGTATTTGCCTGACCGGAAGTCAGAATGCGCGCTATCCCAAGTTCCTCCGCTGTCCGAAGCGCCTCCAGGGGATCTTTGCAGAGATCAAAGCAGCGGTGCAGCGTGATCGGCCGCCCGCCGCAGTGCTTCATGAGTTCCGCAATGCGCTCACGGTCTAAGCTTCCGTCGGGTTTCAGCATCCCGAGCACAAACCCATCCGCCCCGGCCGCCGCAAAGCGCTCTGCCTCCGTTTCGAGCTCACGGCACTCTTCCTCCGTATAGCAGAAATCGCCGAAACGCGGACGCAGCATGACAAAGAGCGGCAGCGTGACCCGCTTTCTCAGTTCCAAAAATAAGCCGAAACTCGGCGTGATGCCACCGATCTCTAAGCTCCCGCAGAGTTCCAGACGGTCCGCGCCGCCCGCTTCCGCAGCGATGCCGGATGCCACGCTGTCCACGCATACTTCCAGTTCCAAGCCCCTATTCTCGTTCTCCTGCACTTCTTTTTCCTCCACCGGATGTTGTTAACGCAAGAACATGAAAAACAACGCGAGTATCCCGGCAATCACCACCACGGCGCCTGCCAGAAGGCTCACGCCGAAACCGATAATCCCGATTGCCGCGAGCAATATGTAGCCGATCACGCCAAAGGTAAGGCTGAGCGCCTTGCCGATGATGCGAAACAAAAGTCCCGTACCCTTTAAGATGAGCCACATGAGCAAAGCAAAAATTAAAAACGGCATAGTTCCTCCCTTCTCCTACGACTCCAGAAACTTCATATTCGGCCAGAGTTTCCCGACCCTTTCTTCCGGATAATAGCGGTCTATGAATTTCTCCACGACATTTGTCGCCTCGGGCTTTGTAAGCCTCGCATGGGCGCGCACCATGACGGCCGCCGTGACCAGCATATCACAAGTTAAGAATATCGCGATGCCCCAACTGAGCACCAGTCCGAGCACCGGCGTAATCCGCTGAATTTGTGCGGAAATCGGCGGGTAGGCGTAGCGAAGCCAGAGTAGCGAGAGCAAGCCCCAGAATACCATAAAGGGCACATTGGTTCTCCCGTCTATGTTCAGCGGGATATGACTGTAGTCCCAGAACTTCATGCCGAAAAAGGCCTCGGTAAAGACCGAGCAGAGATATTCAAAGGCCCCGCCGAAGAAAAAGCCGGCAAAGAAGATGCTCAAATTATTTTTCTTTTCGACCCGGGATAATACCAGGGTCAATACGACCGCTCCGAGGCCCCAGACAATGCTGAACGGGCCAAGCACCAGACTGGAACGCCGCATCCAAATTCCCGCCGTAAAAAAGACATAAAAGGTCTCGATGACATCGCCGAGCATGGCACAGAGAAACAGCATCCAAACCAGTTTTCCGAAGCTGATACCCTCCGCAAAGACCACACCCTGCGCGCGGAGTTCCCGCTCCGCAGCCTCAATGCCGCCGCTCTCGGTCTGCCGAAGCGAAGGATACACACGGTACACCCTGTCCCAGAGATGCGCGGAAAGCCGCTCTCCGAGTTTCATCTTATGCGCCTGCAGAAACTGCCGCTCCGCAGAGTCCGTGACATAGCGCGCCAAGACAGCCACCAGCACGAGGTCGCTGAGCAAAAGAAGCATCAACACCCCGGCAATGATGCGCAGCGCAAGTACGGGCAGCAGGGAAATCAGCGAAAAGAGCAGGGGCTGCACGACGATTAACAGGGATTCATAGATTGCGCTGAGTCCGAGCGCCCATAATAAGCGCAGCATAAAATTGGGTCGCAGTTTGATTCTGCCGAGCGCAGAGCGTTTTTTCCGGAGTAAGTGCTCCGCAAAAAACTCGGAGAGATATCCGATTGCCAAGGTCTGCACCAAACCGAACAAAAAGCGTGAACGCTCCGGCATCTCCCCGCTACTCACCAGAATCAAATTTGCCATGGCCGCACCG encodes the following:
- a CDS encoding acetyl-CoA hydrolase/transferase family protein; translated protein: MSGKTNYVTAAQAVLAVRDGDYIDYGFGGSFPELLDAALAARCGTVRNVTVRGGLIIAPKIAILEADPEGQSFRYESTHLGDYERKFYRAGRIEFVPTALRLVPFLYRQGKFRSDFAFVPVSRPDAEGNVSLGTGCYLWKTIIASAKTVIFEINEHLPFLPGVDGSNLCRLDEADMVVEGTHTPLPERNYRAPSEIDQRIAELVVNEIPDGAVLSLGVGTVPFAIASALADSDKKDLGCHTGTISDAYRKLYLAGKLTNARKEFDTGLSSFNLAMGSAAFYDWLRENPELFRPDSVDYIHDPLRIAKLSRVISINGGVQVDLMGQENAESANGMQLSGIGGQMDFLEGAFRSEGGCGYICLNSSRLTKDGVRKSNILPFIPGGSTVSAPRTLIEAVATEYGIAHIAGKSLAERREAMIAIAHPDFRDALRSEKPDLSLFL
- a CDS encoding potassium/proton antiporter, with the protein product MNVNLLLITLIIFSCIFFNKISFRFGIPTLFVFILLGMAFGTDGFARISFDNFALSETVCSVALIFIMFYGGFGTNWKMARPVARQSILLSTAGVFLTALFLGLFLFLLLRRELWLCFLTGSALASTDAASVFSVLRSRKLDLKENTASILELESGSNDPIAYMLTLVCLSFLTGEADVGSILRLLTAQLVFGIAIGVLCGLLSYRILKSVSFEVDGFDVIFIAGIALFSYALSAALGGNGYLSTYLTGIILGNVKMSDKKNIVHFFDGLTGLMQIAVFFLLGLLATPSLLPGVLMSAVSVFLFLTLIARPLAVKLLLLPFRASKGQGRLISFAGLRGASSIVFAIMAVQTLKSDTRFFHIIFFVVLLSLLVQGSLLPFAAQRFDMIDLSNDVMKTFTDYSEELPVQFIQLTLAEDNEWVGKHISELSLPLQFLFLLIVREDKKLVPKGTTLLEAGDSLILCAPAVQTKNAMQLSEIEIDKSSEYLHRHIRDIKLPRGEIIFLIQRGNQSIIPNGQTEILEGDTLMLTRLKEKERSPHSPSRVLTSGQ
- a CDS encoding copper homeostasis protein CutC codes for the protein MELEVCVDSVASGIAAEAGGADRLELCGSLEIGGITPSFGLFLELRKRVTLPLFVMLRPRFGDFCYTEEECRELETEAERFAAAGADGFVLGMLKPDGSLDRERIAELMKHCGGRPITLHRCFDLCKDPLEALRTAEELGIARILTSGQANTAEEGVAALASLAQEAKSLRLMAGSGVSAEKIEALYRETGILSYHMSGKVNEESPMQFRREGVSMGLPGFSEYSRSYTSLEKVKAAREVLKRLDRERNPSDWRPSAETEREIDAAFFARLKKSEALRAGYRASVAAAGTLTSAEKTALRYYYALLPESDLCGYDFSPETLLSFLRPALALYRARAEVKALPESYFLQYVLLPRVNNEELRPVREKLANCIAAHLAEQGEETLTGAALARAVNYACASEGSYVSSDGRTISAAGFLESGQGRCGEESVFYVNALRAVGIPARQVYAPWWAHCEDNHAWVEYWVDGAWHFAGACEPTEKDDNGWFIAAAARAMLVHARYYPLTPQADTALDRATLAGEEILGGQNGVLYLNQLARYADPVKLRIQAEDAELVELCLLNSAGIRPISMYKPEAGVEKTVSLGKGSVYVRFRHPGKNKAVMADLRAGELRIAERECKEEAEEQEYRFFAPNGSRSAPKQTAEEQALGREKYARCNEKLKAKRAARRDRTRAFLERASSQEERMYRNAFVASLSEKDRIDLREDLLEPEFQAAISHVGSLSARAFLEGVLPERFGLEPLCRFRGEEELSTAERKALTARLASADCSDVEALAALRRLRGSGIPVKLRNEDGAPLYFEDGDFRPFREADAARNHLTLRKPEGELRYEQHWTLYRDGKELDLEKKQWEENTLTLLLPDGEYELFTEKRLPNGNAYGKRVAFRLTGGEEKALVLGFPEVTAEELLGKIIIPEIGGQGYETPFTMEFFMAPGEEPSEHIANEILAETESLKALCAQKKLSLRFYLREADAAERGSCKILKSLFPEAFSCPADYDAQEEVLARKLFLEPGQLPLSILRRGRDCAIFSAAGYRVGLIALMSELLTVSEASAPSL
- a CDS encoding putative ABC transporter permease translates to MRLFGGTDLVLYFFFYAFAAWVLETLFFSLKKQRFVNCGILDLPLLLTHGAAMANLILVSSGEMPERSRFLFGLVQTLAIGYLSEFFAEHLLRKKRSALGRIKLRPNFMLRLLWALGLSAIYESLLIVVQPLLFSLISLLPVLALRIIAGVLMLLLLSDLVLVAVLARYVTDSAERQFLQAHKMKLGERLSAHLWDRVYRVYPSLRQTESGGIEAAERELRAQGVVFAEGISFGKLVWMLFLCAMLGDVIETFYVFFTAGIWMRRSSLVLGPFSIVWGLGAVVLTLVLSRVEKKNNLSIFFAGFFFGGAFEYLCSVFTEAFFGMKFWDYSHIPLNIDGRTNVPFMVFWGLLSLLWLRYAYPPISAQIQRITPVLGLVLSWGIAIFLTCDMLVTAAVMVRAHARLTKPEATNVVEKFIDRYYPEERVGKLWPNMKFLES